The proteins below are encoded in one region of Levilactobacillus namurensis:
- a CDS encoding SLC13 family permease, translated as MQDIGQRLLHDKILGIALGAALLSLFVGRPTADAVDWSTILALLALMICVQLLNRLQVLDALSNRLLAVTSTQRQVVQLFTGLAFTGAMVLTNDVTILTLLPMLVLVARQQKMALALPAVLVVMAANLGSAFTPFGNPQNLYLFAHYQLSAGAFFRLSSPLLVGGVLVMLGLTYLARPRPIVTPPVRQIPDHPVAISLALGLFGLVLLGVFRVLPLGWVTLVAVIGGLLLDRRAVQRVDYGLLLTFICFFILVSAISHNPQVIAGM; from the coding sequence ATGCAAGACATCGGGCAGCGCTTGCTGCATGACAAAATTCTGGGGATTGCTTTAGGGGCGGCCCTGTTGAGCCTATTCGTGGGCCGACCCACGGCGGACGCGGTGGATTGGTCGACCATACTGGCCCTGCTGGCGCTGATGATCTGCGTGCAACTGTTGAATCGGCTGCAGGTCTTAGACGCCCTCAGCAATCGCTTGTTGGCCGTGACCAGCACGCAACGCCAGGTGGTACAACTGTTCACCGGACTGGCTTTTACGGGGGCGATGGTCCTGACCAACGACGTGACAATCTTAACGTTACTGCCCATGCTGGTCTTGGTGGCTCGCCAACAGAAAATGGCGTTGGCGTTACCTGCCGTGCTGGTGGTCATGGCAGCCAACCTGGGCAGCGCCTTTACCCCGTTCGGCAACCCCCAGAACTTATACCTGTTCGCCCACTACCAGTTATCGGCGGGTGCGTTCTTTCGCTTATCTAGTCCGTTACTGGTCGGGGGCGTTCTGGTCATGTTAGGTCTGACCTATCTGGCGCGTCCGCGGCCAATCGTGACGCCGCCGGTCCGTCAGATTCCGGACCATCCGGTGGCCATCAGCCTGGCGTTGGGCCTGTTTGGCCTGGTCCTCCTAGGGGTCTTTCGGGTCCTACCGCTGGGGTGGGTGACGCTGGTCGCCGTCATCGGCGGCCTCTTACTGGATCGCCGGGCCGTCCAGCGGGTGGATTACGGTCTCCTGTTGACCTTCATCTGCTTCTTTATTCTGGTCAGCGCCATCAGTCATAACCCGCAGGTGATTGCGGGGATGTAG
- a CDS encoding zinc-ribbon domain-containing protein: protein MSDGKFCPQCGTQVNQDALFCPKCGYQFAPTDGQETPTATPTGSKQPLSRHRPPRHRDQHRNGAIG from the coding sequence ATGAGTGACGGTAAATTTTGTCCACAGTGTGGAACGCAGGTTAATCAGGATGCACTGTTCTGTCCGAAGTGTGGGTATCAGTTTGCGCCGACTGACGGGCAGGAAACGCCGACAGCGACGCCCACCGGGAGCAAGCAGCCGCTCAGCCGTCACCGACCCCCACGCCACAGGGACCAGCACCGCAACGGAGCCATTGGTTGA
- a CDS encoding NAD(P)H-binding protein: MKVLILGANGRIARLVENRVLTEDAFQDVELTLYLRNKQRLQDLAENPRVSLIEGDIEDQERLVQAMTGVDLVFVATIDNVVENVMTKTIMRAMHLAGVSRVVTSSSIGINHEGPNPVFIKWNEQMIGSQLRGMHGADQLWKQSDLDYTTARFAWLNDRDNLDYVVNHENQPFAGGSGSRKSMADVILKIIHQPKLYVRETIGVSDPSTKDATSVVY; encoded by the coding sequence ATGAAAGTATTGATTTTGGGTGCCAATGGGCGCATTGCACGGCTGGTTGAGAATCGGGTTTTAACGGAAGATGCATTTCAGGATGTGGAATTGACCTTGTACCTCCGCAATAAGCAGCGGTTACAAGACCTTGCAGAAAATCCCCGAGTATCTTTAATTGAGGGCGATATTGAAGACCAAGAGCGACTTGTTCAGGCAATGACTGGAGTAGACTTAGTCTTTGTAGCGACAATCGATAATGTCGTTGAAAACGTGATGACCAAGACAATTATGCGGGCAATGCATTTGGCCGGTGTTTCTAGAGTGGTAACGTCTAGTTCCATTGGGATTAACCATGAGGGGCCCAATCCAGTGTTTATTAAGTGGAATGAGCAGATGATTGGCTCACAACTTCGCGGGATGCATGGGGCAGACCAATTGTGGAAGCAATCGGATTTGGATTATACTACGGCGCGGTTTGCATGGTTAAATGACCGAGATAATCTGGATTATGTTGTGAATCATGAGAATCAGCCCTTTGCCGGTGGATCAGGCTCACGAAAGAGCATGGCCGACGTTATCTTAAAGATTATTCACCAACCTAAGTTGTATGTTCGAGAAACGATTGGAGTTAGTGATCCTTCAACTAAGGATGCGACGTCAGTTGTTTATTAA
- the asnA gene encoding aspartate--ammonia ligase, protein MKLIIPKDYDPKLDVIQTQQAIRYIRETFQEEFGKELNLSRLSAPMFVEKGTGLNDNLNGIEKPVSFTMKDMPGKTIEIVHSLAKWKRLALKRYGFAMHTGLYTNMNAIRKDEDLDNIHSIYVDQWDWEKIIAKDERTTQTLEDTVRTIFKVIKHMEHEVWYKFPEAVHHLPDEIHFVTTQELEDEFPTLTPKEREDAITKRYGAVFLMQIGGKLKSGKRHDGRAPDYDDWQLNGDILFWYEPLQHALEISSMGIRVSEESMKAQLKDANAEDRAKLPFHQMLLNGELPYTIGGGIGQSRLCMLLLGKAHVGEVQASVWPQEMIDKCYQHRIQIL, encoded by the coding sequence ATGAAGTTAATTATCCCTAAGGACTACGATCCAAAATTAGACGTGATTCAAACGCAACAGGCGATTCGCTACATTCGGGAAACCTTTCAAGAAGAGTTCGGCAAAGAACTGAACCTGTCACGGCTGTCCGCCCCGATGTTTGTCGAAAAAGGGACGGGTCTCAACGATAATCTGAACGGCATCGAAAAGCCCGTCTCCTTCACCATGAAGGACATGCCCGGCAAGACGATCGAAATCGTGCACTCCCTGGCCAAGTGGAAACGGCTGGCCCTGAAGCGTTACGGGTTCGCCATGCACACGGGGTTGTACACCAACATGAACGCCATCCGGAAAGACGAAGACCTGGACAACATCCACTCCATCTACGTCGACCAATGGGACTGGGAAAAGATCATCGCCAAGGATGAACGGACCACGCAGACCCTTGAGGATACCGTTCGGACCATCTTCAAGGTCATCAAGCACATGGAACACGAAGTCTGGTACAAGTTCCCCGAAGCTGTTCACCACTTACCAGATGAAATTCACTTCGTCACCACCCAAGAACTCGAAGACGAATTCCCAACGTTGACCCCTAAGGAACGGGAAGACGCCATCACCAAGCGTTACGGCGCCGTCTTCTTGATGCAGATCGGTGGTAAGCTCAAGAGCGGCAAGCGCCACGACGGCCGGGCCCCCGACTACGATGACTGGCAACTCAACGGGGACATCCTCTTTTGGTACGAGCCCCTCCAACACGCTCTGGAAATCTCCAGCATGGGGATCCGGGTCAGTGAAGAATCCATGAAGGCCCAATTAAAGGACGCCAACGCCGAAGACCGAGCCAAATTACCGTTCCACCAGATGTTACTGAACGGCGAACTGCCTTACACCATCGGGGGCGGAATCGGCCAATCCCGGCTCTGCATGTTATTACTAGGCAAGGCGCACGTGGGCGAAGTTCAAGCCAGCGTCTGGCCCCAAGAGATGATCGACAAGTGCTACCAACACCGGATTCAGATTCTCTAG
- a CDS encoding FMN-dependent NADH-azoreductase, translating into MAKVLVIYAHPETKTYSTTDKFYQQFITSYRETHPEDTIIEHNVSEYMPFPLNKIAVSIYNKALVNQPLNPDESRFNDARQKWIDEFIAADKYVFVNPMYNLFIPSEMKSYLDIVMQVSQTFHYTDQGIMEGLLHGKKAIHLQTAGGDYHGSTGGPDLSQLDLGHQYIGAVLHVMGVDDFTGLYAEGMDQSPAHAPEIMAAAFDRAEQAGRTF; encoded by the coding sequence ATGGCTAAAGTCTTAGTAATTTACGCTCACCCTGAAACGAAAACTTACTCCACCACGGATAAGTTCTACCAACAGTTCATCACGTCCTACCGCGAAACACATCCGGAAGACACCATCATCGAACACAACGTCTCCGAATACATGCCGTTCCCCCTGAACAAGATCGCTGTCTCCATCTACAACAAGGCCCTGGTCAACCAACCGCTGAACCCCGATGAGTCTCGGTTCAACGATGCTCGGCAGAAGTGGATCGACGAGTTCATCGCGGCCGACAAGTACGTCTTCGTCAACCCGATGTACAACCTCTTCATCCCCAGTGAAATGAAGAGCTACCTCGACATCGTGATGCAGGTCTCCCAGACCTTCCACTACACCGATCAAGGAATCATGGAAGGCCTGTTGCACGGGAAGAAAGCCATTCACCTGCAGACGGCCGGGGGCGATTACCACGGCTCCACGGGCGGTCCCGACCTGAGTCAGTTGGACCTGGGACACCAGTACATTGGGGCCGTGCTCCACGTGATGGGCGTGGACGACTTTACCGGTCTCTACGCCGAGGGCATGGACCAGTCGCCCGCGCACGCTCCCGAGATCATGGCCGCGGCCTTTGACCGGGCCGAACAGGCGGGGCGTACCTTCTAA
- a CDS encoding Cof-type HAD-IIB family hydrolase — translation MTIKLVAFDMDGTFLNDQNTYNHARFAELLTKLRAKGIHVVAASGSQYQRLQTQFEQFQDQMDFVSQNGAVVHSNGDLLSVTAMPAEAVAATLDVIHQQFAPSDIAEHLVAGLKSAYVDDQITPAAYELTHRYYDHLLKVPSLATITPERLQDQVTSIGVTFQPGVDFGAALQTLRQALPAGLGSQTSGYNTELISEGSVNKAAGLRHLQARYDVADDELMTFGDNENDLSMLTLTPHGYAMANATDHVKAQVAHHAGTNNAEGVLDVLATLVA, via the coding sequence ATGACGATTAAACTCGTGGCGTTTGACATGGACGGCACCTTTCTGAATGACCAAAACACCTATAACCATGCCCGGTTTGCGGAATTATTGACGAAACTGCGGGCGAAGGGGATTCACGTGGTCGCGGCCAGCGGCTCACAGTACCAACGACTCCAGACCCAGTTCGAGCAGTTCCAAGATCAGATGGACTTTGTCTCGCAAAACGGGGCCGTGGTCCACAGTAACGGGGACCTGTTGTCGGTCACGGCCATGCCCGCTGAAGCGGTCGCGGCGACCCTAGACGTGATTCATCAGCAATTCGCGCCTAGCGACATCGCCGAACACCTGGTGGCTGGCCTCAAGTCCGCTTACGTGGATGACCAGATCACACCGGCTGCTTACGAGCTGACCCACCGGTACTATGACCACCTGTTGAAGGTACCTAGCTTAGCCACCATCACGCCCGAGCGGCTCCAGGACCAAGTGACTAGCATCGGCGTCACCTTCCAACCAGGCGTTGATTTCGGGGCCGCGTTACAAACGTTGCGGCAGGCCCTGCCGGCGGGCCTGGGCAGTCAGACCTCCGGGTACAACACGGAACTGATCAGCGAGGGTAGCGTCAACAAGGCCGCCGGATTGCGCCACTTACAGGCCCGGTACGACGTTGCGGACGACGAACTCATGACCTTCGGAGATAATGAAAACGACTTAAGTATGTTGACTCTGACGCCGCACGGCTACGCGATGGCTAACGCCACGGACCACGTGAAGGCGCAGGTCGCGCACCATGCCGGCACCAACAACGCGGAGGGCGTCTTGGACGTTCTGGCGACCTTAGTCGCTTAA
- a CDS encoding nitroreductase — MTKIVRRSIRNFREKPLDKGTLTQIIQNAANATPSWANSQPWRVFIATGETLEQIRFNHHKKAQRRIPGHADLNARHRDQWSPRPQQNINHWITDFSTYAMVEKLSDQDNAQTTLYNAPAVVYLTLDQVAPVWSVYDIGAFSQAIMTTAAEMGIDSMPAYEIIKYPDDIRRFMPIPDSQMIVMGIGLGYRADNKINEFTSDRNDSESFLTIQD; from the coding sequence ATGACAAAAATTGTTAGGCGTTCTATTCGTAATTTTAGGGAGAAGCCACTCGACAAGGGAACCTTGACTCAAATTATTCAAAATGCAGCTAATGCGACACCTTCCTGGGCTAATTCACAACCATGGCGAGTTTTTATCGCTACAGGTGAAACACTTGAGCAGATTCGATTTAATCACCATAAAAAGGCCCAACGGCGGATTCCCGGTCATGCGGACCTGAATGCTAGACACCGTGATCAATGGTCACCTCGGCCACAACAAAACATTAACCATTGGATAACGGATTTTTCCACTTATGCGATGGTTGAGAAACTTTCCGACCAAGATAATGCGCAGACAACATTGTACAATGCGCCAGCAGTGGTTTACTTAACGCTGGATCAGGTTGCTCCGGTATGGTCAGTCTATGATATTGGCGCCTTTAGTCAGGCCATTATGACGACGGCTGCGGAGATGGGTATCGATTCAATGCCAGCATATGAAATCATTAAGTATCCAGATGACATTCGTCGATTCATGCCAATTCCAGATTCTCAAATGATTGTGATGGGGATTGGCCTAGGCTACCGTGCTGACAACAAGATTAATGAATTCACGAGTGATCGGAATGATTCTGAGAGCTTTTTAACGATTCAAGATTAG
- a CDS encoding cation diffusion facilitator family transporter, translating to MQEFHEHHVAEAAQWRATQAGELQKLRRAQNHLWLNVAAYLAISVIEFYLAVVGHSQTLRADALNNLSGIISAALLLVGIFIARDVDDDDLLGQPLPEDSPQAGQRLQLTRFHYETVFTLITGIVMVGISFSVLFSGLKSLIHPEEQEIPRPITLVGAAVALVIMLGVWWLNRRAGRRLNNAALSAAAQDSLSDALTSLGTLVAIGGALWFQFKWLDGVASLVVGMFILTAGVKIFRESSLNLADYFDPQEEATFKQVIAQWPGVRDVTAIKAHYNGNMVTLDVIIAVAPEMRVQDSYRLGEAIEERMRRQFGIVDTDVMAVPYIKKS from the coding sequence ATGCAAGAATTTCATGAACACCATGTTGCGGAAGCTGCGCAGTGGCGGGCGACCCAGGCGGGCGAACTACAGAAGTTACGCCGGGCGCAGAACCATCTCTGGCTCAACGTGGCGGCGTACCTGGCAATTTCCGTAATTGAGTTTTACCTAGCCGTTGTGGGGCATTCGCAGACCTTACGCGCGGATGCGTTGAACAACTTATCCGGAATCATTTCGGCGGCCTTACTGCTGGTGGGCATCTTTATCGCCCGCGACGTGGACGATGACGACCTATTGGGGCAACCCTTACCGGAAGACAGTCCGCAGGCGGGACAGCGCCTCCAGCTGACCCGGTTTCACTACGAAACGGTCTTTACGCTGATTACCGGCATCGTCATGGTAGGGATCTCCTTCAGCGTCCTCTTTAGCGGGCTCAAGAGTCTGATTCATCCGGAGGAACAGGAGATTCCACGGCCGATTACCTTAGTCGGGGCCGCGGTTGCGCTGGTCATCATGCTGGGCGTCTGGTGGTTGAACCGTCGCGCCGGGCGCCGGTTGAACAACGCCGCGTTGAGTGCGGCCGCGCAGGATAGTCTGAGCGATGCGCTGACCAGTCTGGGCACGTTGGTCGCCATTGGCGGGGCACTGTGGTTCCAGTTCAAGTGGCTTGACGGGGTCGCGAGCCTGGTGGTCGGGATGTTTATCCTGACGGCGGGCGTGAAGATCTTCCGCGAGAGCAGCCTGAACTTAGCGGATTATTTCGATCCGCAAGAAGAGGCGACGTTCAAGCAGGTCATTGCGCAGTGGCCGGGAGTCCGGGACGTGACCGCCATTAAGGCCCACTATAACGGCAACATGGTCACGCTAGACGTGATCATCGCGGTCGCCCCAGAGATGCGGGTTCAGGACAGCTACCGGTTAGGTGAAGCAATTGAGGAACGGATGCGCCGTCAGTTTGGCATCGTTGATACCGACGTGATGGCGGTACCGTATATCAAAAAATCATAA
- a CDS encoding NAD(P)H-binding protein gives MTKKVFIAGGNGRVATELIKDLVRNNFDVVAGARSPEKIIKMNGVTPIKLDLHASVAEIATALGQDLAAIYFVAGSRGQDLLQTDALGAVKMMQAAKVNKIDRFIMLSSIFTLQPEKWHHINLPNHDDYNAAKFFADNYLVAQSGLDYTILQPTILTEESGTGRVSFDVDVEASNPIADVAATLTEILQHDNTIHQVIMMKSGDVPIKTAVANV, from the coding sequence ATGACGAAAAAGGTATTTATTGCGGGTGGTAATGGTCGAGTGGCGACTGAACTAATTAAGGACCTTGTTAGAAATAATTTTGATGTGGTCGCGGGAGCGAGATCTCCGGAAAAGATTATTAAAATGAACGGAGTGACGCCAATTAAGTTAGACTTGCACGCTTCAGTGGCAGAGATTGCCACAGCGCTTGGTCAAGATCTTGCGGCTATTTACTTTGTTGCTGGATCACGTGGGCAAGATTTATTGCAGACGGATGCGTTAGGTGCGGTTAAAATGATGCAGGCGGCTAAGGTAAATAAGATTGACCGATTCATTATGCTTAGTTCTATTTTCACTCTGCAACCGGAGAAATGGCACCATATTAATTTGCCGAATCACGATGATTATAATGCAGCTAAGTTTTTTGCCGATAATTATCTCGTTGCGCAATCGGGTTTGGATTACACAATCCTACAGCCGACGATTTTAACGGAGGAGTCTGGAACCGGGCGAGTATCGTTTGATGTGGATGTAGAGGCTAGTAATCCAATTGCTGACGTTGCGGCGACGTTGACTGAAATCTTACAACATGACAACACAATTCATCAGGTCATCATGATGAAATCGGGAGATGTACCAATCAAAACCGCAGTAGCTAACGTTTAA
- a CDS encoding restriction endonuclease subunit S, translated as MQLDDLVTMKTGVNQLRLKDSTADLYGYQDLVADLGRLVAQPTQERADEQSYQVVVGDIVFSTLQNTASIVTAETAGKVLTQNFVRWRIKHHQIDPRYLCYCVNQTDAVKRQLARFLEGSHVANKLSLKTLRTLEIPVPPREEQDLWGRLYFNLQRQATLQERLVALQTQLLRGLE; from the coding sequence ATGCAGCTGGATGATTTAGTGACCATGAAGACGGGAGTAAACCAGTTGCGGCTGAAGGACTCCACGGCGGACCTGTACGGATATCAAGACTTAGTGGCCGACCTAGGGCGCTTGGTGGCCCAACCGACGCAAGAGCGTGCTGACGAGCAGAGTTACCAGGTCGTGGTGGGCGACATTGTCTTCAGCACCCTGCAGAACACGGCCAGTATCGTGACCGCGGAGACGGCGGGGAAGGTCTTGACCCAGAACTTTGTTCGTTGGCGGATCAAGCACCACCAGATTGACCCGCGGTATCTGTGCTACTGTGTCAACCAGACAGACGCCGTTAAGCGTCAGCTGGCCCGCTTCCTAGAAGGCAGCCACGTGGCCAACAAGTTGTCGTTGAAGACGTTACGGACCCTGGAGATTCCCGTTCCCCCGCGCGAAGAGCAGGACCTTTGGGGCCGTCTCTACTTCAACTTGCAGCGACAAGCCACCTTACAGGAGCGACTAGTGGCGCTGCAGACGCAGTTGTTGCGGGGGTTGGAGTAA
- a CDS encoding iron-containing alcohol dehydrogenase, protein MAERSYDFLMPSVNFFGPGVISKLGDRAKMLGMKKPVIVTDKFLEGMQDGAVQQSLKSLDAAGVDYVIYNNVEPNPKIRNIKEVKKLYEDSGADSIITIGGGSAHDTGKGAGIILTNGDDITKLAGIETLDKALPPLIAVNTTAGTGSELTRHAVITNEETHLKFVVVSWRNIPLVSFNDPTLMLDVPKGLTAATGMDAFVQSIEPYVSVDHNPITDSQCIEAIKLIETSLREAVANGHNLEARTKMVEAEMLAGMAFNNANLGYVHAMAHQLGGQYDAPHGVCCALLLPYVEEYNIIACPERFAELAKIMGENTDGLSTRDAAELSIKAMKQMSQDVGIPASIKEIGAKPEDFELMAENALKDGNAFSNPRKGTKEDIIKIFQAAYDAK, encoded by the coding sequence ATGGCTGAACGTAGTTATGATTTTCTGATGCCCAGTGTCAACTTTTTTGGCCCTGGCGTTATTAGCAAGCTTGGTGACCGTGCCAAGATGTTAGGTATGAAGAAGCCCGTTATCGTGACGGACAAATTCTTGGAAGGCATGCAAGACGGTGCCGTTCAACAAAGCCTGAAGTCTCTGGACGCCGCTGGTGTGGATTACGTGATCTACAACAACGTGGAACCAAACCCTAAGATTCGTAACATCAAGGAAGTTAAGAAGCTCTATGAAGACTCTGGTGCGGACTCCATCATTACCATTGGTGGGGGTTCAGCGCACGATACGGGTAAGGGTGCCGGTATCATCCTGACCAACGGTGACGACATCACCAAGTTGGCCGGCATCGAAACGCTCGACAAGGCTTTACCACCACTGATCGCCGTAAACACCACTGCCGGGACCGGTTCCGAACTGACCCGTCACGCGGTAATCACCAACGAAGAGACTCACTTGAAGTTCGTCGTGGTTTCCTGGCGGAACATTCCGTTGGTTTCCTTCAACGACCCAACTCTGATGCTCGATGTGCCTAAGGGCTTGACGGCTGCGACTGGGATGGATGCCTTCGTTCAATCCATCGAACCATACGTTTCCGTTGACCACAACCCCATCACCGACTCACAATGTATCGAAGCCATTAAGTTAATTGAAACTTCCTTACGGGAAGCCGTTGCGAACGGCCATAACCTGGAAGCTCGGACCAAGATGGTCGAAGCTGAAATGTTAGCCGGGATGGCCTTCAACAACGCCAACTTGGGTTACGTTCACGCCATGGCGCACCAATTAGGTGGCCAATACGATGCCCCTCATGGTGTCTGCTGTGCCTTGCTTCTGCCTTACGTTGAAGAATACAACATCATCGCTTGCCCAGAACGCTTTGCTGAATTAGCAAAGATCATGGGTGAAAACACGGACGGTCTGTCCACTCGTGACGCTGCTGAATTGTCCATCAAGGCCATGAAGCAAATGTCTCAAGACGTTGGTATCCCAGCTTCCATCAAGGAAATCGGTGCCAAGCCAGAAGACTTCGAACTGATGGCTGAAAACGCCTTGAAGGACGGGAACGCCTTCTCCAACCCTCGTAAGGGGACTAAGGAAGACATCATCAAGATATTCCAAGCTGCTTACGACGCAAAATAA
- a CDS encoding MarR family winged helix-turn-helix transcriptional regulator, which translates to MMNWLALTKRYQKIETDLVQCLADSPYTLKDFYVLYFLGQAADHKLRLSDLQVGVGLSQSAMSRLIQRLEASGCGAIQRTACAQDKRGVYIQLTSIGEAALRDLTQQSNQALAPYFKAEISAND; encoded by the coding sequence ATGATGAATTGGTTAGCGTTGACTAAACGCTATCAAAAAATTGAAACGGACTTAGTTCAGTGTTTAGCTGATTCGCCGTATACTCTTAAGGACTTTTACGTGCTGTACTTTTTGGGTCAGGCGGCTGATCATAAATTACGTTTAAGTGATTTACAGGTTGGAGTCGGACTAAGTCAAAGTGCAATGTCTCGGTTGATTCAGCGACTTGAGGCAAGCGGGTGTGGTGCTATTCAGCGGACAGCTTGCGCGCAGGATAAACGGGGCGTGTATATCCAACTGACTTCTATTGGTGAAGCGGCTTTACGTGACTTGACGCAGCAGAGTAATCAAGCTTTAGCACCTTACTTTAAGGCGGAAATCTCGGCCAATGATTAG
- a CDS encoding MFS transporter, producing the protein MAVVTGVIVANLNFIQPIENLIATDFGLAKSVVEALAMVTQLGYAFGLLLIVPLGDIFDRYHLIQFMMVLSIGSLLLAFWAPNAGVFAVATTLVGITSVAPQIIIPYAGYLAPSLQRGKVLGIVLSGLLTGILLSRSFSGLLGSIMPWQDIYLIAAVIDLVFLIIVHAYLPHDARGHQELRYWPVIQTLPRLFARQRALRGAAINGFCMFGMSNVLWSTLAFYLATQYHLGSNVAGLLGLLGIAGVLAAPWIGNLVDQRSPRLTVGLSMVFSGVAFVIFWLIGFWLVGLIVGIVLLDLGTQFSQVSNQAIVQSLNRKESSRNNSVFMFSYFLGGSLGTLSATWAWSHAGWTGVCGVALAFLILALVSHWVLGEPESIHQDAA; encoded by the coding sequence ATGGCGGTGGTCACGGGAGTCATCGTGGCCAACCTGAACTTCATTCAACCTATCGAAAACCTGATTGCCACGGACTTTGGTTTAGCGAAGTCCGTGGTGGAAGCCTTGGCCATGGTCACCCAGTTAGGGTATGCGTTCGGCCTGCTGCTGATCGTTCCCCTAGGGGATATCTTCGACCGGTACCACCTGATTCAGTTCATGATGGTGCTCTCAATTGGATCACTTCTGTTGGCCTTTTGGGCTCCGAATGCCGGCGTCTTTGCGGTGGCAACGACCCTAGTCGGCATTACGTCGGTCGCCCCGCAGATTATCATCCCCTATGCGGGCTACCTAGCACCTAGTCTCCAGCGGGGGAAAGTGTTGGGAATCGTCTTGAGTGGCTTGTTGACGGGAATCCTGTTATCGCGGTCGTTTAGTGGCTTACTGGGGAGCATCATGCCCTGGCAGGACATTTACCTGATTGCGGCGGTCATTGACCTGGTCTTCTTGATCATCGTGCACGCGTACTTACCGCACGATGCACGGGGCCATCAAGAATTGCGGTATTGGCCGGTGATTCAGACGTTGCCCCGGTTGTTTGCCCGGCAACGCGCCCTGCGAGGAGCAGCCATCAATGGCTTCTGCATGTTTGGGATGTCGAACGTCCTGTGGTCCACGCTGGCCTTCTACCTGGCGACGCAATACCACTTGGGCAGTAACGTGGCCGGCCTGTTAGGCTTGCTGGGGATTGCCGGGGTCTTGGCAGCGCCGTGGATTGGTAACCTAGTTGATCAGCGGTCGCCACGACTGACGGTGGGCCTGAGCATGGTCTTCTCCGGAGTGGCCTTCGTGATTTTCTGGTTGATTGGCTTTTGGCTGGTGGGCCTCATCGTGGGGATTGTCCTGCTTGACCTGGGGACCCAGTTCAGCCAGGTCTCTAACCAGGCCATCGTCCAGTCTTTGAACCGCAAAGAAAGCAGCCGGAACAACTCCGTTTTCATGTTTAGCTACTTCTTAGGCGGGTCGCTAGGAACCCTGTCAGCGACTTGGGCCTGGAGCCATGCCGGTTGGACCGGCGTTTGCGGGGTGGCGTTAGCCTTCCTGATACTTGCACTGGTCAGCCATTGGGTGCTGGGCGAGCCGGAGAGTATTCATCAAGATGCAGCGTAA